The following coding sequences are from one Pseudomonas oryzae window:
- the hisI gene encoding phosphoribosyl-AMP cyclohydrolase: MSNWLDEIHWNADGLVPAIAQDHKTGRILMMAWMNRESLQLTVDEGRAIYWSRSRGKLWRKGEESGHVQQLHELRLDCDADVIVLQVEQLGGIACHTGRESCFYRVYQDGAWQTVDAVLKDPHAIYEHKGHSHE; encoded by the coding sequence ATGAGCAACTGGCTGGACGAAATTCACTGGAACGCCGACGGACTGGTCCCGGCGATTGCCCAGGACCACAAGACCGGACGCATCCTGATGATGGCCTGGATGAACCGCGAATCCCTGCAGCTGACCGTCGACGAGGGCCGCGCCATCTACTGGTCACGCTCGCGTGGCAAGCTGTGGCGCAAGGGCGAGGAGTCCGGCCACGTGCAGCAGTTGCACGAGCTGCGCCTGGACTGCGACGCCGACGTCATCGTCCTGCAGGTCGAGCAGCTCGGCGGCATCGCCTGCCACACCGGGCGCGAGAGCTGCTTCTACCGCGTCTACCAGGACGGCGCGTGGCAGACCGTCGACGCCGTCCTCAAGGATCCGCACGCCATCTACGAGCACAAGGGCCACAGCCATGAGTGA
- a CDS encoding phosphoribosyl-ATP diphosphatase, whose product MSEQSSNDTLARLAEVLEARKNAAPDSSYVASLYHKGLNKILEKVGEESVETILAAKDAAQSGDCSDLIYETADLWFHSLVMLAALGQHPQAVLDELDRRFGLSGHAEKAARSQS is encoded by the coding sequence ATGAGTGAGCAGAGCAGCAACGACACCCTCGCCCGCCTGGCCGAGGTGCTGGAGGCGCGCAAGAACGCCGCCCCGGACAGTTCCTACGTGGCCAGCCTGTACCACAAGGGCCTGAACAAGATTCTGGAGAAAGTCGGCGAGGAATCGGTGGAAACCATCCTCGCCGCCAAGGACGCCGCGCAGAGCGGCGACTGCAGCGACCTGATCTACGAGACCGCCGACCTGTGGTTCCACTCCCTGGTCATGCTGGCCGCCCTCGGCCAGCATCCGCAGGCGGTGCTCGACGAGCTGGACCGCCGCTTCGGCCTCTCCGGGCACGCCGAGAAGGCCGCCCGTTCGCAATCCTGA
- the ubiB gene encoding ubiquinone biosynthesis regulatory protein kinase UbiB, translating to MKLLALRRLIRIQRVAVRYRLDDLLLDLPLPWWLRALLRAAPWHWLPRAPLAMSRGERLRRSLEDLGPVFIKFGQLLSTRRDLLPADIADELARLQDRVPPFPPEQAVALIEQQLGAPLEQVFSRFEHQPLASASVAQVHAAQLRSGEDVVVKVVRPGLEPVIRQDMAWLFLLAKVAERASADARRLRPVEVVGDYEKTIFDELDLLREAANGSQLRRNFDGSPLLYVPQVYWDWCRPKVLVMERIYGIPVTDLAALRDQHTDMKKLAERGVEIFFTQVFRDSFFHADMHPGNIFVSTRTPHDPQYIAIDCGIIGSLTPEDQDYLARNLLAFFKRDYRKVAQLHIDSGWVPADTPVNDFEAAIRTVCEPVFEKPLKDISFGQVLLRLFQTARRFNMEVQPQLVLLQKTLLNIEGLGRQLYPDLDLWSTAKPFLERWMRQRMSPLQLLRNLQTQAEQVPQLAKKTRAALERLGQGGATAAPARSAWLERLLGAVLLLGAASQGLAPSMATWPTWAMLAGGLYLVLRR from the coding sequence ATGAAGCTGCTCGCCCTGCGCCGCCTGATCCGCATCCAGCGGGTCGCCGTCCGCTACCGTCTGGACGACCTGCTGCTCGACCTGCCGCTGCCCTGGTGGCTGCGCGCCCTGCTGCGCGCCGCGCCCTGGCACTGGCTGCCGCGCGCACCGCTCGCCATGTCGCGCGGCGAGCGTCTGCGCCGTAGCCTGGAAGACCTCGGCCCGGTGTTCATCAAGTTCGGCCAGCTGCTGTCCACCCGCCGCGACCTGCTGCCCGCCGACATCGCCGACGAGCTGGCGCGCCTGCAGGACCGGGTGCCGCCCTTCCCGCCCGAACAGGCGGTGGCGCTGATCGAGCAGCAGCTCGGCGCACCGCTCGAGCAGGTGTTCAGCCGCTTCGAGCACCAGCCGCTGGCCTCGGCCTCTGTAGCCCAGGTGCACGCCGCCCAGCTCAGGAGCGGCGAGGACGTGGTGGTCAAGGTGGTGCGCCCGGGCCTCGAGCCGGTGATCCGCCAGGACATGGCCTGGCTGTTCCTCCTCGCCAAGGTGGCCGAGCGCGCCTCCGCCGACGCGCGCCGCCTGCGTCCGGTGGAGGTGGTCGGCGACTACGAGAAGACCATCTTCGACGAGCTCGACCTGCTGCGCGAAGCGGCCAACGGCAGCCAGCTGCGGCGCAACTTCGACGGCTCGCCGCTGCTCTACGTGCCGCAGGTGTACTGGGACTGGTGCCGGCCCAAGGTACTGGTCATGGAACGCATCTACGGCATCCCGGTGACCGACCTGGCCGCCCTGCGCGACCAGCACACCGACATGAAGAAACTGGCCGAGCGCGGCGTGGAGATCTTCTTCACCCAGGTATTCCGCGACAGCTTCTTCCACGCCGACATGCACCCCGGAAACATCTTCGTCAGCACCCGCACGCCGCACGATCCGCAGTACATCGCCATCGACTGCGGGATCATCGGCAGCCTCACCCCCGAGGACCAGGACTACCTGGCGCGCAACCTGCTGGCCTTCTTCAAGCGCGACTACCGCAAGGTGGCGCAGCTGCACATCGATTCCGGCTGGGTGCCGGCCGACACCCCGGTCAACGACTTCGAGGCGGCGATCCGCACCGTGTGCGAGCCGGTGTTCGAGAAGCCGCTCAAGGACATCTCCTTCGGCCAGGTGCTGCTGCGCCTGTTCCAGACCGCGCGGCGCTTCAACATGGAGGTGCAGCCGCAGCTGGTGCTGCTGCAGAAGACCCTGCTCAACATCGAGGGCCTCGGCCGCCAGCTGTACCCGGACCTCGACCTGTGGAGCACCGCCAAGCCGTTCCTCGAACGCTGGATGCGCCAGCGCATGAGCCCGCTGCAGCTGCTGCGCAACCTGCAGACCCAGGCCGAGCAGGTGCCGCAGCTGGCGAAGAAGACCCGCGCGGCGCTGGAGCGCCTCGGCCAGGGCGGGGCGACCGCCGCGCCGGCACGCAGCGCCTGGCTGGAGCGCCTGCTCGGCGCCGTGCTGCTGCTCGGCGCCGCCAGCCAGGGCCTGGCACCAAGCATGGCAACCTGGCCGACCTGGGCGATGCTCGCCGGCGGCCTGTACCTGGTCCTGCGCCGATAG
- the dtd gene encoding D-aminoacyl-tRNA deacylase, with product MKALLQRVRGARVEVAGEVVGAIDGGLLVLVGVEPQDSEASADKLLHKLLNYRVFSDAAGKMNLSLKDVGGGLLLVSQFTLAADTRSGMRPSFSSAAPPAQGAALFDYLLARAREQHPQVASGRFGAEMQVHLVNDGPVTFLLEV from the coding sequence ATGAAGGCGCTGTTGCAACGGGTGCGCGGCGCCCGCGTCGAGGTGGCCGGCGAGGTGGTCGGCGCCATCGATGGCGGACTGCTGGTGCTGGTCGGCGTCGAGCCGCAGGACAGCGAGGCCAGCGCCGACAAGCTGCTGCACAAGCTGCTCAACTACCGAGTGTTCAGTGATGCGGCCGGCAAGATGAACCTGTCGCTCAAGGATGTCGGTGGCGGACTGCTGTTGGTCTCGCAGTTCACCCTGGCCGCCGATACCCGCAGCGGCATGCGCCCGAGCTTCTCCAGCGCCGCCCCGCCGGCGCAGGGCGCGGCGCTGTTCGACTACCTGCTGGCGCGCGCCCGCGAGCAGCATCCGCAGGTGGCCAGCGGGCGCTTCGGCGCCGAGATGCAGGTGCACCTGGTCAACGACGGACCGGTGACCTTCCTGCTCGAGGTGTGA
- the tatA gene encoding twin-arginine translocase TatA/TatE family subunit, with protein MGLGGISIWQLLIILLIVVMLFGTKRLKTLGSDVGEAIKGFRKSVNAGEEEPAKPQVDEPKGHTIQGEVRKVDEPAKKD; from the coding sequence ATGGGACTCGGCGGCATCAGCATCTGGCAACTCCTGATCATCCTGCTCATCGTGGTCATGCTGTTCGGCACCAAGCGCCTCAAGACGCTCGGCTCGGACGTCGGCGAGGCCATCAAGGGCTTTCGCAAGTCGGTGAACGCCGGCGAGGAAGAACCCGCCAAGCCGCAGGTGGACGAGCCCAAGGGCCACACCATCCAGGGCGAAGTGCGCAAGGTCGACGAACCGGCGAAGAAGGACTGA
- the tatB gene encoding Sec-independent protein translocase protein TatB — translation MFDVGFSELLLVALVALVVLGPERLPGAARTAGLWVGRLKRSFAAIKTEVEREIGADQIRLQLHNEQILERERQQQAAGQAAAPGDASAPVSGATAAPALPTAEQASAPIAANSRLNALPAQQGAAHTPASGEASPTAAQPAGQPATPTEPPRPT, via the coding sequence ATGTTCGACGTAGGCTTTTCCGAACTGCTGCTGGTGGCCCTGGTGGCCCTGGTGGTGCTCGGCCCCGAGCGCCTGCCGGGCGCCGCGCGCACCGCAGGGCTGTGGGTCGGCCGCCTGAAGCGCAGCTTCGCCGCGATCAAGACCGAGGTCGAGCGCGAGATCGGCGCCGACCAGATCCGTCTGCAGCTGCACAACGAGCAGATCCTCGAGCGCGAGCGCCAGCAGCAGGCTGCGGGCCAGGCTGCAGCGCCTGGCGACGCTAGTGCGCCGGTCTCCGGCGCCACGGCAGCGCCTGCGCTGCCGACCGCCGAGCAGGCCAGTGCGCCCATCGCCGCCAACAGCCGCCTGAACGCGCTCCCCGCGCAGCAGGGCGCCGCCCACACGCCCGCCAGCGGCGAGGCCTCCCCCACCGCCGCCCAGCCCGCGGGCCAGCCGGCGACGCCCACTGAGCCACCGCGCCCGACATGA
- a CDS encoding cation-translocating P-type ATPase gives MRITQLSPREALASLHSSAGGLGSAEARKRQDEYGPNRIEHIRGAPLWRQFAGEFVHFFALILWLAAALAFFAESREPGEGMATLGWAILGVIAINGSFSFWQAYRAERAIAALGRLLPQQVTVLRDGRANRLHAEQLVPGDVVLVQEGDSVPADCRLLEADGLRLSLATLTGESLPQSRTAEASGSSDPLGATNLLLAGTAVVAGHGRALVFATGMRTEFGKIARLTQTGGEGRSPLQEEIVRLSRLLASIALGIGVLFFLIGQALGLPFWSNLIFAIGIIVANVPEGLLPTVTLALAMATQRMARNNALIRHLPAVETLGAATVICTDKTGTLTLNRMSVRQLYVGDGLLELPLDAAQRQRCRPLLAVARHCHDLREVSEAGRQQVLGDPMEVALVEMARDAGEDAGHASRVHELPFDAARKRMSTVHDLAEGRRLFCKGAPEVVLELCNRMLEAGSVRELDPARRARLRAAQEGMAGRGLRVLALAWRELAGEPLGAELESGLILAGLVGIEDPPRAEVPQAIRRCREAGIQVIMLTGDHPVTATAIAREIGLVDAAPPRVLTGGELAHLSDSQLQFALDAPQILFARVSADQKLRVVEALQRKGAVVAATGDGVNDAPALRRADIGIAMGVSGTDVAREAADMVLLDDNFASIVRAVEEGRAVYANLRKFLTYILSSNIPELVPYLAFVLLRIPLPLTIIQILAVDLGTDMLPALALGAERADPQVMQRPPRPRSERLLSWPLLARAYLFLGPLEALAGMSLFFLVLDWGGWQYGSPLARLDPLYLQATGACLAAIVVMQVANVLVCRSPTESIRNTGMGGNPLGGNPLLLAGIAFELALIAAIVYTPWGQALFGTAALPAAAWLAMLPFAGLLLLLEELRKAWVRRRQGPPRQ, from the coding sequence GTGCGCATCACCCAGCTCAGCCCGCGCGAGGCGCTGGCCAGCCTGCACAGCAGCGCCGGCGGCCTCGGCTCGGCCGAGGCGCGCAAGCGTCAGGACGAGTATGGCCCCAACCGCATCGAACACATCCGCGGCGCGCCGCTGTGGCGGCAGTTCGCCGGCGAGTTCGTGCACTTCTTCGCCCTGATCCTCTGGCTGGCGGCGGCGCTGGCGTTCTTCGCCGAGTCGCGCGAACCCGGCGAGGGCATGGCCACCCTCGGCTGGGCGATTCTCGGCGTGATCGCCATCAACGGCAGCTTCTCCTTCTGGCAGGCCTACCGCGCCGAGCGGGCGATCGCCGCGCTGGGCCGCCTGCTGCCGCAGCAGGTCACCGTGCTGCGCGACGGCCGCGCCAACCGGCTGCACGCCGAACAGCTGGTACCCGGCGACGTGGTGCTGGTCCAGGAGGGCGACAGCGTGCCGGCCGACTGCCGCCTGCTGGAGGCCGACGGCCTGCGCCTGAGCCTGGCCACCCTGACCGGCGAATCGCTGCCGCAGAGCCGCACGGCCGAGGCCAGCGGCAGCAGCGACCCGCTCGGCGCCACCAACCTGCTGCTGGCCGGCACCGCGGTGGTCGCCGGCCACGGCCGCGCGCTGGTGTTCGCCACCGGCATGCGCACCGAGTTCGGCAAGATCGCCCGCCTGACCCAGACCGGCGGCGAGGGCCGCTCACCGCTGCAGGAGGAGATCGTCCGCCTGTCGCGCCTGCTCGCCAGCATCGCCCTGGGCATCGGCGTGCTGTTCTTCCTGATCGGCCAGGCGCTCGGCCTGCCTTTCTGGAGCAACCTGATCTTCGCCATCGGCATCATCGTCGCCAACGTCCCCGAAGGCCTGCTGCCCACCGTGACCCTGGCGCTGGCCATGGCCACCCAGCGCATGGCGCGCAACAACGCGCTGATCCGCCACCTGCCGGCGGTCGAGACCCTCGGCGCGGCCACGGTGATCTGCACCGACAAGACCGGCACCCTGACGCTGAACCGCATGAGCGTGCGCCAGCTGTACGTCGGCGACGGCCTGCTCGAGCTGCCGCTGGACGCCGCGCAGCGCCAGCGCTGCCGGCCGCTGCTGGCGGTGGCGCGGCATTGCCACGACCTGCGCGAGGTCAGCGAGGCCGGCCGCCAGCAGGTGCTCGGCGACCCCATGGAAGTGGCGCTGGTGGAAATGGCCCGCGACGCCGGCGAGGACGCCGGGCATGCCAGCCGGGTCCACGAGCTGCCCTTCGACGCGGCGCGCAAGCGCATGTCCACGGTGCACGACCTGGCCGAGGGCCGCCGGCTGTTCTGCAAGGGCGCCCCCGAGGTGGTGCTGGAGCTGTGCAACCGCATGCTCGAAGCCGGCAGCGTGCGCGAGCTGGACCCGGCGCGGCGCGCGCGCCTGCGCGCGGCCCAGGAGGGCATGGCCGGTCGCGGCCTGCGCGTGCTGGCGCTGGCCTGGCGCGAGCTGGCCGGCGAACCGCTCGGCGCCGAGCTGGAGAGCGGGCTGATCCTCGCCGGCCTGGTCGGCATCGAGGACCCGCCGCGCGCCGAGGTGCCGCAGGCGATCCGCCGCTGCCGCGAGGCCGGCATCCAGGTGATCATGCTCACCGGCGACCACCCGGTGACCGCCACCGCCATCGCCCGCGAGATCGGCCTGGTCGACGCCGCGCCGCCACGGGTGCTCACCGGCGGCGAACTGGCGCACCTGTCCGACAGCCAGCTGCAGTTCGCCCTCGACGCGCCGCAGATCCTCTTCGCCCGGGTCAGCGCCGACCAGAAGCTGCGCGTGGTCGAGGCGCTGCAGCGCAAGGGCGCGGTGGTCGCCGCCACCGGCGACGGGGTCAACGACGCGCCGGCGCTCAGGCGCGCCGACATCGGCATCGCCATGGGCGTGAGCGGCACCGACGTGGCGCGCGAGGCGGCGGACATGGTGCTGCTCGACGACAACTTCGCCAGCATCGTCCGCGCCGTCGAGGAAGGCCGCGCGGTGTACGCCAACCTGCGCAAGTTCCTCACCTACATCCTCAGCTCCAACATTCCCGAGCTGGTGCCCTACCTGGCCTTCGTCCTGCTGCGCATCCCGCTGCCGCTGACCATCATCCAGATCCTCGCCGTCGACCTCGGCACCGACATGCTGCCGGCGCTGGCCCTCGGCGCCGAGCGCGCCGACCCGCAGGTGATGCAGCGCCCGCCGCGGCCGCGCAGCGAGCGCCTGCTGTCCTGGCCGCTGCTGGCGCGCGCCTACCTGTTCCTCGGCCCGCTGGAGGCGCTGGCCGGGATGAGCCTGTTCTTCCTGGTCCTCGACTGGGGCGGCTGGCAGTACGGCAGCCCGCTGGCACGCCTCGACCCGCTGTACCTGCAGGCCACCGGCGCCTGCCTGGCCGCCATCGTGGTGATGCAGGTGGCCAACGTGCTGGTCTGCCGCAGCCCCACCGAGTCGATCCGCAACACGGGCATGGGCGGCAATCCGTTGGGCGGCAATCCGCTGCTGCTTGCCGGCATCGCCTTCGAACTGGCGCTGATCGCGGCGATTGTCTACACGCCCTGGGGCCAGGCGCTGTTCGGCACCGCCGCCCTGCCCGCCGCGGCCTGGCTGGCCATGCTGCCGTTCGCCGGGCTCCTGCTGCTGCTCGAGGAGCTGCGCAAGGCCTGGGTGCGGCGGCGCCAGGGGCCGCCACGGCAGTAG
- a CDS encoding YbfB/YjiJ family MFS transporter, whose translation MTSQGQRMKVLGAGIFSLLLAMGIARFAYTPLLPLMQAEAGLGLAEGGWLAAFNYAGYLAGALLASLISDLVLKDRLYRVGMLLAVLSTLAMGLTTDFVLWAVARFVAGLSTAASMLLGTGLILNWLIRNNLRSELGIHFSGVGLGIVGCSVAVALLDQWLDWRGQWLVLGALGGLLLVPALAWLPRPDPSPLTSSGQPMPDNPPSRLFLRVFMAAYFCAGIGYVVSATFIVAIVDQLPGLDGLGGWSFLAIGVASAPACIVWDLIARRTGELNALILSAVLQVVGILLPLSGGPWGALAGALLFGGTFVGMVSLVLTMAGRYYPSRPAKMMGKMTLSYGAAQIIGPAVTGWLAASLGSYAGGLYLAAALMVLGTALLLLLKAVERRDRQAQAVLAAAC comes from the coding sequence ATGACCTCTCAGGGACAACGCATGAAGGTGCTCGGCGCGGGCATCTTCAGCCTGCTCCTCGCCATGGGCATCGCCCGCTTCGCCTACACCCCGCTGCTGCCGCTGATGCAGGCCGAGGCCGGTCTCGGCCTGGCCGAGGGCGGCTGGCTGGCCGCGTTCAACTACGCCGGCTATCTGGCCGGCGCCCTGCTCGCCTCGCTGATCAGCGACCTGGTGCTCAAGGATCGCCTGTACCGTGTCGGCATGCTGCTGGCGGTGCTCAGTACCCTGGCGATGGGGCTGACCACCGACTTCGTCCTGTGGGCCGTGGCGCGCTTCGTCGCCGGCCTGAGCACGGCGGCCAGCATGCTGCTGGGCACCGGGCTGATCCTCAACTGGCTGATCCGCAACAACCTGCGCAGCGAACTGGGCATCCACTTCTCCGGCGTCGGCCTCGGCATCGTCGGCTGCTCCGTGGCGGTGGCGCTGCTGGACCAGTGGCTGGACTGGCGCGGCCAGTGGCTGGTCCTCGGCGCGCTGGGCGGCCTGCTGCTGGTGCCCGCGCTGGCCTGGCTGCCCAGGCCCGATCCCAGCCCGCTGACCAGCAGCGGCCAGCCGATGCCCGACAATCCGCCGAGCCGGCTGTTCCTGCGCGTGTTCATGGCCGCCTACTTCTGCGCCGGGATCGGCTACGTGGTCAGCGCCACCTTCATCGTCGCCATCGTCGACCAGTTGCCCGGGCTGGACGGCCTCGGTGGCTGGAGCTTCCTGGCCATCGGCGTGGCCTCGGCGCCGGCGTGCATCGTCTGGGACCTGATCGCCCGCCGTACCGGCGAACTCAACGCGCTGATCCTTTCGGCGGTGCTGCAGGTGGTGGGCATCCTGCTGCCGCTGTCCGGCGGGCCGTGGGGTGCGCTGGCCGGGGCGCTGCTGTTCGGCGGCACCTTCGTCGGCATGGTCAGCCTGGTGCTGACCATGGCCGGGCGCTACTACCCGAGCCGGCCGGCGAAGATGATGGGCAAGATGACCCTGTCCTACGGCGCGGCGCAGATCATCGGCCCGGCGGTGACCGGCTGGCTGGCGGCCAGCCTGGGCAGCTATGCCGGCGGGCTGTACCTCGCCGCCGCGCTGATGGTGCTCGGTACGGCGCTGCTGCTGCTGCTCAAGGCGGTCGAGCGGCGCGACCGGCAGGCGCAGGCGGTGCTTGCCGCGGCCTGCTGA
- a CDS encoding DUF2238 domain-containing protein: protein MTPQTQLRLIVILLLLVWLWAAIAPLSRSDWLLENLLVLFYAALLAATYRRFAFSLAAYWLFALFMALHLYGSHYTYAETPLGFWARDALGLERNHYDRLVHFAFGLLLACPLRELLQRRAGLAGRWLDWLALSVVMAMSAFYEQLEMLTALLVSPELGSAFLGTQGDEWDAQKDAGLAMLGAILALGLRPRLARLAR from the coding sequence ATGACTCCGCAAACCCAGCTGCGCCTGATCGTCATCCTGCTCCTGCTGGTCTGGCTGTGGGCGGCGATCGCCCCGCTGAGCCGCTCGGACTGGCTGCTGGAGAACCTGCTGGTGCTGTTCTACGCCGCCCTGCTGGCCGCCACCTACCGGCGCTTCGCCTTCTCGCTGGCCGCCTACTGGCTGTTCGCCCTGTTCATGGCCCTGCACCTGTACGGCTCGCACTACACCTACGCGGAAACCCCGCTGGGTTTCTGGGCCCGCGATGCCCTCGGCCTCGAGCGCAACCACTACGACCGCCTGGTGCACTTCGCCTTCGGCCTGCTGCTGGCCTGCCCGCTGCGCGAGCTGCTGCAGCGCCGCGCCGGCCTGGCCGGGCGCTGGCTCGACTGGCTGGCGCTGAGCGTGGTGATGGCGATGAGCGCCTTCTACGAGCAACTGGAGATGCTCACCGCGCTGCTGGTCAGCCCGGAGCTGGGCTCGGCGTTCCTCGGCACCCAGGGCGACGAGTGGGACGCACAGAAGGACGCCGGCCTGGCGATGCTCGGCGCCATCCTCGCCCTCGGCCTGCGGCCACGGCTGGCGCGCCTGGCGCGCTGA
- the tatC gene encoding twin-arginine translocase subunit TatC has protein sequence MSQPSAHDDQEMPLIAHLTELRNRILRCVVTVLLIFAGLFYFAQDIYALVAAPLRAYLPEGATMIATGVASPFLTPFKLTLVVSLFLAIPVILQQIWGFIAPGLYQHEKRIAVPLLVSSILLFYAGMAFAYFVVFPIMFGFFASVTPEGVAMMTDIGQYLDFVLTLFFAFGVAFEIPVATFLVIWIGLIDVATLRRSRPYVIVGCFVVGMFLTPPDVFSQTLLAVPMWLLFESGVFFGAMVRKPQAEDSAAPAEAGTALATRDDDQPPAPQP, from the coding sequence ATGAGCCAACCGTCCGCCCATGACGATCAGGAAATGCCCCTGATCGCCCATCTCACCGAGCTGCGCAACCGCATCCTGCGCTGCGTGGTGACCGTGCTGCTGATCTTCGCCGGGCTGTTCTACTTCGCCCAGGACATCTACGCGCTGGTCGCCGCGCCGCTGCGTGCCTACCTGCCGGAAGGCGCGACCATGATCGCCACCGGGGTGGCCTCGCCGTTCCTCACCCCGTTCAAGCTGACCCTGGTGGTGTCGCTGTTCCTCGCCATCCCGGTGATCCTCCAGCAGATCTGGGGCTTCATCGCCCCCGGCCTGTACCAGCACGAGAAGCGCATCGCCGTACCGCTGCTGGTCTCCAGCATCCTGCTGTTCTACGCCGGCATGGCCTTCGCCTACTTCGTGGTGTTCCCGATCATGTTCGGCTTCTTCGCCAGCGTGACGCCGGAAGGCGTGGCGATGATGACCGACATCGGCCAGTACCTCGACTTCGTCCTCACCCTGTTCTTCGCCTTCGGCGTGGCCTTCGAGATCCCGGTGGCGACCTTCCTGGTGATCTGGATCGGCCTGATCGACGTCGCCACCCTGCGCCGCAGCCGCCCCTACGTGATCGTCGGCTGCTTCGTGGTCGGCATGTTCCTCACCCCGCCGGACGTGTTCTCGCAGACCCTGCTGGCGGTGCCGATGTGGCTGCTGTTCGAGTCCGGAGTGTTCTTCGGCGCCATGGTGCGCAAGCCGCAGGCCGAGGACAGCGCAGCGCCCGCCGAGGCCGGCACCGCCCTCGCCACCCGCGACGACGACCAGCCGCCGGCGCCACAGCCGTGA
- a CDS encoding 16S rRNA (uracil(1498)-N(3))-methyltransferase yields MNLLLLEDGDFVAEGRALLRGRRLAHLHEVHRAESGDVLRVGRLGGAMGAGRILRLDAEAAEIAVETLEQNPPAKLPVTLLLALPRPKMLKRVLQTVASMGVPRLVLLNSYRVEKSFWQTPFLSPEAIREQLILGLEQARDTVLPEVVIEKRFKPFVEDRLPQLAAGTLGLVGHPGDHPDCPRLVDAPVTLAIGPEGGWIPYEVEKLQEAGLQAVQLGERILRVETAVPVLLARLF; encoded by the coding sequence GTGAACCTGCTGCTGCTGGAGGACGGCGACTTCGTCGCCGAAGGCCGCGCGCTGCTGCGCGGTCGGCGCCTGGCGCACCTGCACGAGGTGCACCGGGCGGAGAGCGGCGATGTCCTGCGCGTCGGCCGCCTCGGCGGTGCGATGGGCGCGGGGCGCATCCTGCGCCTCGACGCCGAGGCGGCGGAAATCGCCGTGGAAACCCTCGAGCAGAACCCGCCGGCCAAGCTGCCGGTCACCCTGCTGCTCGCCCTGCCGCGACCGAAGATGCTCAAGCGCGTGCTGCAGACCGTGGCCAGCATGGGCGTGCCGCGCCTGGTGCTGCTCAACAGCTACCGGGTGGAAAAGAGCTTCTGGCAGACCCCCTTCCTCAGCCCCGAGGCGATCCGCGAACAGCTGATCCTCGGCCTCGAGCAGGCGCGCGACACCGTGCTGCCGGAAGTCGTCATCGAGAAGCGCTTCAAACCGTTCGTCGAGGACCGCCTGCCACAACTGGCCGCCGGCACGCTCGGCCTGGTCGGCCATCCCGGCGACCACCCGGACTGTCCGCGCCTGGTGGATGCGCCGGTGACCCTGGCCATCGGCCCGGAGGGCGGCTGGATCCCCTACGAGGTGGAGAAGCTGCAGGAAGCGGGGCTGCAGGCGGTGCAGCTCGGCGAGCGCATCCTGCGCGTGGAAACCGCCGTGCCCGTGCTGCTCGCCCGGCTGTTCTGA
- the pip gene encoding prolyl aminopeptidase has translation MLTLYPEIKPYARHQLAVDHPHELYVDESGTPDGLPVLFVHGGPGAGCDAASRRWFDPTVYRIVTFDQRGCGRSTPHASLECNTTWDLVADMERIREHLGIDKWVLFGGSWGSTLSLAYAQTYPERVHALILRGIFLCRPQEIQWFYQEGASRLFPDYWEDYLAPIPAEERHDLVAAFYRRLTGSDQIAQMHAAKSWSIWEGRTATLRPNGQVIERFSEPQRALSIARIECHYFINNAFLEDNQLLRDMHKIAHIPGVIVHGRYDVVCPLDNAWALHQAWPNSELSIIRDAGHAAGELGITDALVRATGQVAKRLLDLPDGEA, from the coding sequence ATGCTGACCCTGTATCCGGAGATCAAACCCTACGCGCGCCATCAGCTGGCGGTGGATCATCCGCACGAGCTGTACGTCGACGAGAGCGGCACGCCGGACGGCCTGCCGGTGCTGTTCGTCCACGGCGGCCCGGGGGCCGGCTGCGACGCGGCGAGCCGGCGCTGGTTCGATCCCACCGTGTACCGCATCGTCACCTTCGACCAGCGCGGCTGCGGCCGTTCGACCCCGCACGCCAGCCTGGAGTGCAACACTACCTGGGACCTGGTGGCGGACATGGAGCGCATCCGCGAGCACCTCGGCATCGACAAGTGGGTGCTGTTCGGCGGCTCCTGGGGCTCGACCCTGTCGCTGGCCTACGCGCAGACCTATCCGGAACGGGTGCACGCGCTGATCCTGCGCGGCATCTTCCTGTGTCGTCCGCAGGAGATCCAGTGGTTCTACCAGGAAGGCGCCAGCCGCCTGTTCCCCGACTACTGGGAGGACTACCTGGCGCCGATCCCGGCCGAGGAGCGCCACGACCTGGTCGCCGCCTTCTACCGCCGCCTCACCGGCAGCGACCAGATCGCGCAGATGCACGCGGCCAAGTCCTGGTCGATCTGGGAAGGGCGCACCGCCACCCTGCGGCCCAACGGCCAGGTGATCGAGCGCTTCTCCGAGCCGCAGCGCGCGCTGTCGATCGCCCGCATCGAGTGCCACTACTTCATCAACAACGCCTTCCTCGAAGACAACCAGCTGCTGCGTGACATGCACAAGATCGCCCACATCCCCGGGGTGATCGTGCACGGCCGCTACGACGTGGTCTGCCCGCTGGACAACGCCTGGGCGCTGCACCAGGCCTGGCCGAACAGCGAGCTGTCGATCATCCGCGACGCCGGCCACGCCGCCGGCGAGCTGGGCATCACCGACGCGCTGGTGCGCGCCACCGGCCAGGTGGCCAAGCGCCTGCTCGACCTGCCGGACGGCGAGGCATGA